The genomic window ATAGACCACATCAGCGCCCTGGTCGGTCTGGGGCGCGACATCGCCGGCCTCGGCCACCGACAGCACGCTGCCGGTCACGTCATTGGGGCGATATGTCGTGCATCCCTTGCACCCCGCCTGCCATGCGGCCAGATAGACGTCCTTGAAATCCTGAAAGGATATGTCCCTGGGGCAATTGATGGTCTTGGAAATGGAACTGTCCACCCATTCCTGCGCGGCGGCCTGCATCGCCACATGATCCGCCGGGGCCAGGGTTTGCGCATCGACGAAATGCGCCGGCAGGGGGGCATCGCCGTTAAGCTGGCGCCAGACCTGCACGGCATGATCGACGACCTCTTCCTCGGTCCGCGAGCCGTCCTTTTGCAGCACCTTGCGGGTGTAGGCGTGGGCAAAGATCGGCTCGATCCCGGAACTGACATTGCCGGCATATAGGCTGATGGTGCCGGTGGGCGCCACACTGGTCAGCAGCGCGTTGCGGATGCCGTGCCGGGCAATCGCATCGCGCACCTCGGGGTCCATGCGCTGCATGAAGCCCGAACTCAGGAAGGCGTCGGCCTGAAACAGCGGAAACGCGCCCTTTTCACGCGCCAGGTCGGCGCTGGCCAGATAGGCGGTGCGGGCGATTTCATGCATCCAGGCGCGGGTCTGATCGACGGCCGCCGGCGCCCCATAGCGCAGGCCCAGCATCACCAGCGCATCGGCCAGCCCGGTCACGCCCAGGCCGATGCGGCGTTTCGCCCGGGCCTCGGCCGCTTGCTGGGGCAGGGGAAAGCGCGAGACGTCCACGACATTGTCCATCATGCGCACCGCGACCCGCACCAGATCGGCCAGCGCCGCCCCGTCCAGGCGGGCCCGCGGCGAGAACGGGTCCTGCACCAGCCGCGCCAGGTTGATCGACCCCAGCAGGCAGGCGCCATAGGGCGGCAAAGGCTGTTCGCCGCAGGGGTTCGTTGCGGCGATGGTTTCGGCATAGGCTAGGTTGTTCATGCGGTTGATGCGGTCGATGAAGATCACACCGGGCTCGGCATAATCATAGGTTGCGCGCATGATCCGGTTCCACAGATCGCGCGCCGGCAGGGTGTGATAGACCCGGTCCTGGAACTGCAGATTCCAGGGGGCATCGTCCTGAACCGCCTGCATGAAGGCATCGCTGACCAGCACCGACAGGTTGAACATGCGCAGCCGCGCGCTGTCCTGCTTGGCCTGGATGAAGGCTTCGATGTCGGGGTGATCACAGCGCATGGTCGCCATCATCGCGCCGCGACGCGAACCTGCCGACATGATCGTGCGGCACATCGCATCCCACACATCCATGAAGCTGAGCGGCCCCGAGGCGTCGGCGGCCACGCCCTGCACCTTGGCGCCCTTGGGCCGGATGGTGCTGAAATCATAGCCGATGCCGCCGCCCTGCTGCATGGTCAGCGCCGCCTCTTTCAGCGCCTGAAAGATGCCCTCCATGCTGTCGGGAATCGTGCCCATGACAAA from Paracoccus sp. SMMA_5_TC includes these protein-coding regions:
- a CDS encoding adenosylcobalamin-dependent ribonucleoside-diphosphate reductase, with translation MTRFAAPIAEQIWDMKYRLKDADGQPIDLSVEDSWRRVARDLARVEADPARWEQAFYHALEDFRFLPAGRILAGAGTGREVTLFNCFVMGTIPDSMEGIFQALKEAALTMQQGGGIGYDFSTIRPKGAKVQGVAADASGPLSFMDVWDAMCRTIMSAGSRRGAMMATMRCDHPDIEAFIQAKQDSARLRMFNLSVLVSDAFMQAVQDDAPWNLQFQDRVYHTLPARDLWNRIMRATYDYAEPGVIFIDRINRMNNLAYAETIAATNPCGEQPLPPYGACLLGSINLARLVQDPFSPRARLDGAALADLVRVAVRMMDNVVDVSRFPLPQQAAEARAKRRIGLGVTGLADALVMLGLRYGAPAAVDQTRAWMHEIARTAYLASADLAREKGAFPLFQADAFLSSGFMQRMDPEVRDAIARHGIRNALLTSVAPTGTISLYAGNVSSGIEPIFAHAYTRKVLQKDGSRTEEEVVDHAVQVWRQLNGDAPLPAHFVDAQTLAPADHVAMQAAAQEWVDSSISKTINCPRDISFQDFKDVYLAAWQAGCKGCTTYRPNDVTGSVLSVAEAGDVAPQTDQGADVVYLTEPLERPAALEGATYKLKFPGSEHAIYITINDIVQGGHRRPFEVFINSKNMEHFAWTVALTRMISAVFRRGGDVSFVVEELKAVFDPRGGAWLDGRYVPSILAAIGGVIERHMIAIGFLEAEGKALKSDPKAAMVTGEAPRGPACPSCGQYGMQMIEGCMTCPHCGFSRCG